Part of the Zingiber officinale cultivar Zhangliang chromosome 8A, Zo_v1.1, whole genome shotgun sequence genome, AGTAGTATCAGTTCGGATACTCTCTCCTGAAGATGTCTCTGTCTCGGTGTCCCATTCAAAAAACGATAAAAAAACGTGCCAACACGTACTTTTCTCCCTAAGGCAACTCCaaagttgatcgatccaggacggatctgatcggtctggggaccgatcaggccctaggttgatcggtccttgcagagccctgatcgatctgtggactgatcaggccataggtggatcgatccacagaccgatctcccTATTTTGGCACGTGTTTAGCATGTTTTTTTGTCGTTTTCTGAATGGGACACCGGGACAGAGGCATcttcgggacagaggatccgatgAGCAAAGATAATTATTTTcggattttaaagttttttattttaaaccaTCAATCGTTTATCAAGAATAATAATTATGTTAGCTTTAAGGTCAACTTCTATTTCAAAATGTCCAACTAAGATTTTTAGCATTTTTCTGtataaagtatttttttattgtttCTCTACAATAATTTGATTTAGAAATCAACCTAAACATTTAATTTGTTGActacaaaattcaatatttttaaattacaacTTGCCCATTTAATCTCATAggttagatatattttttaaaaaaggcaAAATTAATGGATTTTATTTCAACAAGTTGATTGGCGCAGcagcttaataaattaaaatcaaaatcccAAGAAAGATAGCATTCATTATATTGCCCATCGAATCCGATGTGTACATATTTAAATATTAAGAGcttgatttagattatttctctaccatttaatttttaaaatgaaataaaaacagGAATACACACTTTCCATTCATTGGCACCTCCCCTATCACCTCTGCAGCTACCTCACAAGTACTGAGAATTCAAAAACAACATGAAGATTAAATCACCCTTGGAATCAATATGAATTATCCATCAATCTATTTAACTTACAAAAGACTCATCTAATGGTGGATCCGAGTCATCCAAAGCTTCTTCTACAATTGAAGATGGGTCATTTCAGACCTTGTACCATCCGAGTCATGACTCGATCCTTGTGGCTGGGCTGGTGATACTGGTTTTGGTGCTATGTGTTTCTTGATCAGGGTATGAGACACTTCTCTTCATGGCGAGGTTGCAGAGATTATATACATGCTGCATTATGCTAGCTACGCTAATTCACAATAGCCTAAAGAGGTTGTGATCGAACCGAAACAAAACATAGCTAGGGTTAAAGGATAACTATAATTAGTAGCAATTAATCATTTTTGCTCTATCCAGTGGGTGTGGGAGTACTACAACACTTTACCCTAGCTAGTTTTCACACGCCTACTCTCATGGTAAAATGAAGGGAGAGACATTGCTCACTCAACGATAGTTCAGTTGGGAGGTCTCACTCAGTGGTTTTCTTCATCTATATTAAGAATCCCATTAGTATATTGAGGGTTGGCTACACTTAATAATGGCTCAGTTAAAAGGAGTCAAAATTCAACAAATGCTGAAAGTCACAGGGGCTCTTACAGCTGAATTGTTTGCAATTGAGAGTAGTTTGGAGGCACATTGGATCTGAGGTTATCACAGGATTATACAGGAAACTGAATCAATCCTTGTTGATACTGTAAATTTGATTTGTGAATGGAACAGTTCCCTCATTCACTGACACCTTTTGGCATTCACTAAAAACATATCCAATAATCAAACCAAACAAGAACACAGGAAGAACCAGGAATTCGAGCAATAGATACTAAatgttgtactcaatcaaataacaaaaggaaactgACATCTCCATATACTGGGTGTCAAGAGGTATTTCCACATTAATTAAACCAGCAATTTCATAATTCACATTCTTAATTATACAACTCTGCAATCCCAATATAAGACCTTGACAATTATAGACAAAGATATCAGCAACTGTCTATCAGATATGCTTCCCATACAACAATACACGAGAAAAACATATCCAGTAATCAAGCTAAATAAAAACACAGGCAGGACTAAAGAATTCAAGCAGTAGATAATAAATGTTGTACAAAATCACAATAACAAAGGAAGTTCTGGTAAATACATGTTATCAAGAAGTTTTTCCACATTGATCAAACTATCGAACTTCATAAATCATATTCTGAAGTATATGACATACAAATCTTTAATGAAATATACCACTCTGCAATTCCTATACATGACCTTGACGATTATAAACAAATATCGACAACTATCTATCTGATGTGCTTcccataagaaaactaaacaaaaaacATATCCAGAAACAAAATCAAACAAGAACACAGGGAGAACAAAGGAATTCGAGCAAGGGATACTAAAAGCTCCATAAAATCGAATGACAAAGGGAAACTCTGACATGCCCAAAAACTTGTTATCAAGAGGCATATCCAAAAACTAACACTCATGATTCAGATCTCGCAACTGTTGACACTTAAATATCTCAATTTTCAATTTAGTAACAGCATTCAACCAATTTAAGGATATAAATATATAAACAATGAAGCAAAACAAGATCAATTCTTGCAGATTTGCTGAAAGAAACTCTAGTCATCTCCTTACATtttaggaggaggaggaggagacgacGAGAGCAATGAAAGAGAATTTAACCTTTCCAAAACCTTACCACTCTCGACGACAGTCAAAAGCATCTTGAACCTCTTCAAGACCTCATTTTTATCAGAATCCATCAGCATTTTCCGTTTCTCAACCTTCGTCTTCCACGCCGCGACCTTCTCCTTTCTCTCCGTTTCAGCAAGTTCCCTCTTCATCTCGTGGAATGCAAACGGCGGCGAGCCACCCGATGCCTCGGCCGCCGTCTCTGGCTTCGATGGCGACGGCCCCGCCGGCTGGTCCTGTCGCTGCTCCACGCATTCCTCGGGGCGGCGCTTACGGAGGACGATCGATCGGTGAGCATGGGGACGGCTTTTGATGATAGCGTCCATGACGCCGGCGATCGTCGTTAAACAGCGTCAACCGAAATCGAAGGCCAGGAGGATAGAGATTGGTGACCTCTCTCGTTCACAGTCGCTCCCAATTCCGGTGGGTCTTTCTTCTACGGTCGATTAGGATTTAGGATCGCGAATTAGGTGGTTTTGATAGGGAATTAGGGTTTAAGAAATGTGCCGAGGAAATTTGTTAAATCATAGTTTGTCTCTCGAATTCGTAATAAGAATTACTAGTTAACCTCGATAGTCTTAATATAAGTGCTCGTATTTTAAGCAAATCCATTTATACTCAAAAATATTGGGgatagttttaatatatttatagttAAATACGTAATTTTGGATAAATTGCATGAgcataaaaatataggtacataCGCCGGTTGCGCTTCTCAGTCCACCGCATGCGCTAAACCCTGAGGACAAATTGCACGAGCCATTAAGATCCAATTATACGTGGATCATCTGAAATACACGAAAGgctcaaaattaaactaaataaaattcgGGGATCAAATCTCTTGACCAATCTCACCCGTCCATACGAATCCACGCTTCGACGTACGGTAGAGCAAACAATTCGATTATAGAGCCTTGCCTTTCCTCAGTAATAATGCTACGCTTAACGTCAACGCAACATCGCCCCGACCCAATCACTCCGGTGCGGCCCCGGCGGAGCCGATCGTACCAAAACCCCTCATCGCTGCCGGAGAACGACCGCCATCTTCCTCACTTGTGCCACAATGCGGGGCCCCTCCACCGGCATCGTTTACGGCGGCCTCAAATACCAGGTCACAACAGCAACCACTAATCCGATTCGATTCTTCTTTTGAAATCTCCTCATCCATCTTCCTCCTTATCTCCTTCTCCAGGCCCGATGCATTACCGACGTCAAGGCTGACGTCGATCACACCAGCTTCCTCGCTGGAACCCTCAGCCTCAAAGAGGAGAACGAGGTTCTTCTCGCGCGCGCGTCGTTGATCTCGATCTTATGATTTTTTGGGTGACTCCGGTGGTTTTGTTTATTAGGTGCATCTGATCCGGCTGTCTCCCTCGGGATCGGAGCTTATCTGCGATGGTCTCTTCTATCACCCAAACGAGATATGGGATCTCAAGTCTTGCCCTTTCGATCCCAGAATTTTCTCTACGGTTTTCACTTCTGGTGAGTGAACTATGTCTCATAGTAACTTGATGTTGGACTAATGGGTGGCAATGCGCAAGCGTTGGAAATGAGTTTTTAAACTAATTAATGGAATATGGAAACGGATTGACTACTTTGCGAGTATAGTGTTGTAGAATAATTTCTCGGGTCAATGAGAAAGCATTATCCAAGGTTATTTGAGTGAGAAAAGGTTGCCCTATATCATGCCTCTATCTTGATCGGATGAAAGCATGAGCTAGATCTATAAACACGAATGCACAAACATTAACTCGATCATACATGAGTATGAAATTTCATTTTCATAGGTTTTAAGGGGTGTAAATTTAGCTTAAAAATTAGGATTGTCAAATCCTGCTATGAACGAAGATTAAATAAGGTCATTGTAATTAGAGAAATTAAATGTTGAGCTTAATTAAATCAAGTATTTTATAGTCGTGCAGACAAATAGTCTGGTGAAACAATCAATTGGTTGCAGTGTTATGCCACATAGGAAACACATGTGCAGCTGAAATATCTGGATTTACTATTGTGCTGAGCTGGAGGGATCACTTTGCCCACCTGTTGAAGCCAGAAGGACACTCTATGCGTGCTACTTCAAGCCATGGCAAAAGGACATGCCTTTGGCTTGTGCGCCTTACAGCGACGACTACATCTGTAGTTTGCGCGTAGCTACAGATGTGCCTTAGCTCTCACAGAATGGACGACGGACACACCTCTGGCTTAAGCGTTGAACAATGACCAAACATGCCCCTAGCTCGCGCTTTGGTTGGACTGTTGCAACTCTAGCTCGTGCATTGATTGGACAAATGAGGGCTTACCTTGACTCAAGCACACATGTCGAATTAATGGAGCAACATTGCATAGTGCATAAGAGGAATTTTGCAAAATTGTCACACTCACCCCTTTAGAAAACCTTTTCATCCAATAAATGAGGCCCTCTCCTCTTGCTCAATTCACTGAATCAAAATTTCCGTAGGACTGTATTTAAAATGTTCCTGTTTTGAGTCGAAGGCCATTGTATTTTAGAGTACAATTGTTGGCAAACTGTAAGTATCTAGGCGGGCAATGTTATCTTAAAGAGAAAGGATGCAACCCTTGTATTGGTCTTATCACTTACATGAGAGGTTGTGTCAACATCCCGAAGGGATAACTCAGCGATTGGCGACTTTAAGTCAGTGATGATTTTACTTAAAGAGGTGCAGTGACTAATCCAAAGAGGTGTGTCGACAAACTAGTTTTGACCCATGTCATACTGGCTGCCTCACCAAACTGAACTGCCAATTAGATGACATGCTGTTCAACCAAATTGTTGGATTGACAATGACAAATTTCCAACAGGAATTGGTACATAGGTGGGTGTTGCTGGAATTGATTTTTTTAAGCTAGATTTGATCTTAGTTTAGTCTCAATGCAGTTCCTTGATATACTTTTGCAAGGAAATTTTTTGATCGCAACAGCTCATCAAAAACAGTGAGAAATGTTGAAGGAATTAATAGGCCAATCTGTACAAATGGAAGTCAGACAATGATTGTTTTCTAGGGGAAAATGGAATGATAAATGCGCCGCTTATCCACTCATGAGATGTAGTCTTACATCATATATTTAGCATATGCATCCTTCTTAATTTTGTCAAATAGAAAACGGgacattatatatttatttatttgaagagCTTCTTTTTGAGGAAAATTTGTTCGAGGAGCTTTCTTTTATTGTGGAAATGCTTCAATATTTTCCCCATCTCGTTTTGCACTTCTCTTGTTCTTGTTAAAACCGAAAGAGTTAAAACGTACTCTGTTGTATGATATGTTttttagcctttttttctatgaGAATGAACTACAGTGGTGCTAATGCTTTTAAGGCATTGTTCTTTTTCTCTGAAATTACCTCAACCTTATGCTTCTTAAAACTAATTGAGTTAGCATATGATAAAGGTGAAACATACGGAGCTTCTGTTTGGAAGATTCCCGAGCTCTATGGACAGTCGAATGCCCCACAGCCCGAACAGTTGTTTTCCCTTGATGAGCATTCTTTTAAGATCAAGAGGTAATCTCATTTCTGCATGTTTGTGCTTCCCAgccatttgtgatttttaagagagagagaaaaaaaggtTCCATGAACTTTTTTATGACTCCCCAGTAACATGCTTGTCAGTGTTCTTTGGTGGCCATCTGGGAAGCATGATAGACTAATCAGCATTGATGAGGGAAATATTTTCCTCTGGAGCTTAGATTCGTCAAATAAAGTAGCCAAGGTGAGCTCCTCAAAGGACTTATTGTTATCTTCAGGACTGACAGAGATTCTATCATAGTCCTTTGTGTTATAATAGACTACAAATTCTTAGGAAATTGTAAAATTGCAGCATTTCAAGTTCTTGGCGgcgatagataaataaataaatacagttTCCCATCTATTGCAAAAGGAAATTTTTCTTAGTCTGAAGTCTGAACTAGTTTACAATGCTTTCCAATACATTGTGCAATAGGCAATCATGAAGTTCAAAACATGCACACAAAAAAGATGTTAAATTGTTTAAACATTTGTTCCAAAGGTTATTACTGTCCACAAACGCTGCATCATAGAGAAATTTTTGTATTTGGTCCACCTACTTTTAGGGTAACTATTGATTATGGCCTATGATTAAGTTTTCAAAGTGTACCTTTTTTCCAACAAGTGTTGGTACAAACTAGTTGTATTTGCAACAACAGCGGCATTGTCTGGCATGCCATGTTTATGTCCAGTAACTAGCACAACTACCTTGCGACAGGGACTATATTGTGATTTCCTACTATCTAAATACATTTTTAAAGAATGAGTTGTAAAAAGAGGGAAGAAAAAAAGGGGCTTTCATTATATGTAAGTCTACAGTTTTGCTTGGTTTTTAGTTTGCATTATCAATGAAGCCACACCTACATGGTCATATGAATATAAATCATCCATGTGTGCCTGTGCAATGTTCAAACCCATTAATAATTGTCATACAATGTGTTTTTTGTGTAATTGCAATAATCACAAATAAAAGATTTGGCTCTATGTGCTCTCACACACAAGTTCATGCTTCATTAATTGACTATTCCTTTTGTCACAACATTTGAAACTAAACACAAGCCCTAGTCATTGACTCActtatttcttgtgcttcatcTCTATCCATGGAGCCATGGAGGTGTTTGATTAGGTGTGTTGGATAGATCAATTCATTGGGTTTCATTTCATATCAGCTTTGTTAAATACCCAGATCAGATATCAAATCCACTTTCTTGGTTCAGACTAAAAAGCACATTATCTTAGAAGCATAAGATGAAATGTTCTAAAATATTGCAGGGAATTAGTTGTGTTACTATATTAATTATTGCTATGATATTCATTTAATTGcttcaatttttttctttttcacattGTGTATCTGCTGCTGTGTTATTACAATAAGTAGCTGTAGTAATCTCTATATGCTACATGAAAATGTGTAAACTACAAGTTAGAAGAATAGCGTAACTAAGCATATAAGGAATGGAATATGGTTATGTAGATGCATCATCAAAGAGTGAAAGAAAATATGGTGAGTCAGCTGGTAATATCAATAGGCAGACTTGGTAATTCATGTTCACGCTTGACACTCTGAACAAcaggaaaacaaattaaaaacTTTGATGGTTTTAAGGTTGGCTGATTCTGTTACTTTTTATGAAAACATATCAAggcttttgaaaataaaataaaataaaataaataaataccaaAGTCAGTGGAAGGCATTTCTTTAAATATactttttttctttaaatatacTTGTCAGTTTGCCAAAGTGCATTGGGATATCATTAAGATATAATCATGGAAGTGTTCTTTATGTTGTGTTACCTTATTATGTATCATGATAAATAGGATAATTTcaccaaaattaaataaaacatcAAGATGATTTAGTATCTTGATAATACCATCAGAATGTCTGTGTCAAACGGTTATGCTTTTACACTTTGCTGATTCCTATACAAGCTGCTAAATGTAGGTGATATCACAAGAATCAGTTGGTATGCTTCAAAACCTATCAGGTGGTGCATGGGATCCTCATGATCGAAATGCTCTTTCTGGTATATGTGACTCATCATTACAATTTTGGGATCTCCGAACAATGAAGTATACCATCTCCTAAATACATCATTTTTATGTTTCATGTAAGTCACATGTCGCAGCGAAATGTATTCCATTGATATGCTACTGAAAGCCCAAGACACCTGATACTGTCTACTTTATGTGGTTTATGAGTTTAAGGCTTTTTCCCCCAAAAGAAAAAATCTCTGTCTGTTGCTGAACCCTTTTCAGTGTGTAGTTCATGTTTTTGTGATCTTGAACTTCTAAGTTCTATGTACCTCTCCTACATAATCACACATGGATACACTGTACAAATTGTTGAGATGTAAACCTTTTGTTGAATCGAGAAGAGATCAATTGGTTTGGTTGTAGGACCAAAGCTTAGAATCTTGAGATCCtacaattttattaaattatatttaaaataatatttatcataTGTACTAACTTTTGGTACATAGTATCAATTTGGACATTGTATCATTCTAGTATTATGAactataattaaaattactttaatagTATATATGAACAGTGCATTGTAATTCTAAAAATGTTGCATCTTTATAGTCTACAAGATGAATAATAAATATAAGGCGTATGATAAtggcaaaagtaaaaaaaaaaaatctcttagttgataattgattttttttcccaaatGATTGGACACAATAGGGATTGTTTACTTCCAATaaatgtcatgttttaaattttaagtgaATGTAAGCATAGCTCACCAATCAAGGTTGTCTCGGTAGATATTGAACGTAGGAGCAGTGATACAGCATAAGATTGGATTGTGGGTTTTAAGTTCCCAACCAGATTCAGATTCTACTTGAGATTTAAATCATTTAGGTGGTTGAAAGAGCATAAGATTCTGAGGTCTGAATTGCAATTTTAACTACCATAACCCTATGGCACGAGGGAAATATGTTTTTAGTTGATTTTATTTATAAGTGATTTCACATATAAAACTGTTCTCATGATAATTTTCACGAGTTGGTGGTTCTCTTTATCAAAAGATCATGAATTGTTATTCTGCCACATGCTTTAAGATGAGGATGTTTAACTTCCTGTAGCAGGTCAGCACTCTAATAAATTTGTTCCTACAGATTTCTGTGCAGGATGTTTTGTCCAAAGATTTGAGTTGGGTTGACTTAACCATGTAACTGTTTCTCCAGGAAGACTACCTCGATAGAGCAAGCGCACATTAGGGATGTTGATTACAATTCAAAAAAGCAGCATTTTCTTGTAAGTTTAATTACTGGTTGGATCTTTTACCCACTTCAAGTATGCACCTATTAACATAGTTCTCTTTTTGTTTGATGGAGaagcttccttttttttttgtagttccTTTCCATTTTCTGTATATTTTCTTTGTTGGAGATCTTGGATTTGGAGGAGCAAACAAAGCGGTCACATAATCAATTTTGATCTTTAACCTTAATTAATCTAGGTGGATTTACATATCTTCGCATGGAATTAACTGTGGATTCCTTGCTTGTGCtctactttttcaaaaaattgccAAAGCAATGGCATTTTTCATTGCTTATTGAAAGTTTGATAATTATATAGTCTATTTGCTTAGATGTGAACCCTTTTAATATACACACATTTGGATCATTATGTCTTTCTAAGAGTAGCTAATTTTCCAACGCTTTTTACAAAAGAATTCTGATATATTTTTCAATGCCACACTCGGACAACCATCCAGAATTAGGAAACTTATCTTGCAAGTATAAAACATCTATTACAGTAACCATGGATCATTGTTTTCCCAATTTCAGCTTGATATATATTTGCCTTCAAAAAGTTATCCTTATGCAAACAATTAATCGTTTTTTTATTTGTCAGTTATCATTTTATGCTGCTTTTCTAAATTGTGGAACATGTCAACATTGCAGGTGACTGCAGAAGATGTATCTGGGATCCAACTATGGGATCTTCGAAGACCCAAGTTTCCTGTAAAAGAACTCCCTGGTCATGCACATTGGTACTTATCATAATCTATGCCATGACTTACTAACTGATGTCACAGTAAATAATCACATCTGAAATTCCAAATCAGACTTACATCACATTGGCTTCCACATTATGGCAGGACATGGGCAGTCAGACATAATCCAGAATACGAAGACCTTATTTTGGTCTCTCTATTTCTCTCCAATTTATAGCTCTTGTATGTAAATTGTGAACTTTTCCTATTAACTCATGACGAGTTGTTTCTTAGAGTGCTGGCACAGATTCAACCATTAATTTGTGGTCCATTCGTCTTCCTGGCAATGAGGGCTCATCATCTGAAAGGTACATTTTTACCTATACCATCGATTGAACTGCTGTTTGCCAGTAGGTTAATTTGTTTCTCCGTTGTATCCATCTTTCTTCAGTCTATTTGATTCACCGACAACATTGAAGGATTCACTTATCAATTCATATACTGACTATGAAGATAGTGTGTATGGTAAtccagttttgtttttttttcttgtcgtAGTAGGTAAAACATGATCTAATTTGTTTACTGATTTGTGCCAAATATAAAGGTCTTGCATGGAGCACACGGGAACCTTTGATATTTGCATCATTGTCCTATGACGGCCGGGTAAGAAATATATTAACTTTAATGCtaattagaaatttaatttataaaaaaaatagatctcTAATAGTTATATCGGTAGGCTCTCCTCTTCAAGAGAATAACTCTGAAGTTTTGGTATAAGTTTCGAATAAAAATGTTCTCTGGTTAATTTTCATGGTCAGTGTGAAGCTAGTTTATCAGTTGCTCGAATCTCTGTTCTAACATTTTCCTTTTGCATTCTGTCTCTGGTATACTGAATTTATATCTTGGAATTTTAGTGGCCCGCTGTGCACGTGTTATGCTCTTCTTTATGAGGGAGTCAACTTGATATTCCTTGTGCTGAATTCAGGTGATCGTGGAATCAGTGAAATCATTCATTAAGAGAAAGTGAAGGCGATTACCTCAGTAAGCTTGGACGTCTTTAGTGTCAATCTTCCAAAGGGGTATTAAAACTGCAATCTTCTGGCAGGACATGTTAATTTGAGCAGTGCTTATCTCAAGGCAACTGCGTTGCTTGTCTTATATTTCTTATATTTAAGATCTACTGGCGATTTTAG contains:
- the LOC122012759 gene encoding WD repeat-containing protein DWA2-like isoform X1; the encoded protein is MRGPSTGIVYGGLKYQARCITDVKADVDHTSFLAGTLSLKEENEVHLIRLSPSGSELICDGLFYHPNEIWDLKSCPFDPRIFSTVFTSGETYGASVWKIPELYGQSNAPQPEQLFSLDEHSFKIKSNMLVSVLWWPSGKHDRLISIDEGNIFLWSLDSSNKVAKVISQESVGMLQNLSGGAWDPHDRNALSGICDSSLQFWDLRTMKKTTSIEQAHIRDVDYNSKKQHFLVTAEDVSGIQLWDLRRPKFPVKELPGHAHWTWAVRHNPEYEDLILSAGTDSTINLWSIRLPGNEGSSSESLFDSPTTLKDSLINSYTDYEDSVYGLAWSTREPLIFASLSYDGRVIVESVKSFIKRK
- the LOC122012759 gene encoding WD repeat-containing protein DWA2-like isoform X2, translating into MRGPSTGIVYGGLKYQARCITDVKADVDHTSFLAGTLSLKEENEVHLIRLSPSGSELICDGLFYHPNEIWDLKSCPFDPRIFSTVFTSGETYGASVWKIPELYGQSNAPQPEQLFSLDEHSFKIKSVLWWPSGKHDRLISIDEGNIFLWSLDSSNKVAKVISQESVGMLQNLSGGAWDPHDRNALSGICDSSLQFWDLRTMKKTTSIEQAHIRDVDYNSKKQHFLVTAEDVSGIQLWDLRRPKFPVKELPGHAHWTWAVRHNPEYEDLILSAGTDSTINLWSIRLPGNEGSSSESLFDSPTTLKDSLINSYTDYEDSVYGLAWSTREPLIFASLSYDGRVIVESVKSFIKRK